The DNA region TGGCATTTAGTTCAGTATCAGTTCTTATGAATGCCTTAAGACTTAAAAGGTTCAAACCAGCTAAATAAACTTTTACAAGGAGGAATACCATGAAACAATATATTAGTATAGAAGGCATGTCATGTGCCCACTGTGTGAATCATGTTAAAGGGGCTTTGTCATCCATTGAAGGTGTACAAAAGACAGATGTCAACCTACACAAGAAAAATGCAATAATAGAAAGTGATATTGAGATTAATGATGCATTGATTATTCAATCAATCAAAGATATTGGATATAAAGTTATTGAAATCAAATCATAATAATTCTTGAAGGGCAACCTGTAGGATTGCCCTTCATTGAATATATTTAAATTAAGGAATATACTGTAATTGGAATAGAACGTATCTATTGCGACTAAAAGGAGGTCATATTATGTATCAATGCCCAATGAAATGCGATAATGGAAAACTTTATGATGAACCGGGTAAGTGCCCCACTTGTGGCATGAACTTAAAAGAATTAGATGATCATTCAATGGATGAACACCAACATCAACATAGCGCTCATACTGAAGATGAACATCACAAGCATCATGATCACCACATACATCACCACGAACATAGCAAAGAATGTGTTTGTCATGATGATGCATGTGATGGTAGTTGCAAAGTGAATTGCCAATGTACATTTTACGAAGCTGAACTTAAGAAACCAACCTTCGAAGCAAAGAAAACGAGCGTAACAAAAGCATATATTTGTCCTATGAGGTGTGAAGGAGACAAAACATACGAACAACCTGGTGATTGTCCAGTATGTGGCATGCATATGACTGAAGTGATTAGTTTTGGTAGTACAATGGATGCAGATGAGGATGAGGGTGTAAAAGCATACAAGCAAATGAGATTAAGGCTTATATGGTCAGCAATACTTTCCATTCCTATATTTGTCTTGGCAATG from Petrocella atlantisensis includes:
- a CDS encoding heavy-metal-associated domain-containing protein: MKQYISIEGMSCAHCVNHVKGALSSIEGVQKTDVNLHKKNAIIESDIEINDALIIQSIKDIGYKVIEIKS